In a genomic window of Variovorax paradoxus:
- a CDS encoding phospholipase C, phosphocholine-specific, protein MNTTSRRDFFRKSAGAIGAASALTMLPPVIRKALAVEAAVDTGSIKDIKHIVILMQENRSFDHYFGTLKGVRGFGDRFPLPLANGKSVFFQSNTTAGTPEIQPFRRDSTIANALIGSGAPHNFPDMQGAWAQGKMDRWIQFKGQVAMGYYLREDIPFQFALADAFTICDGYHCSILTGTDPNRIVFWSGSNFNPELRKKGINSTDTDSEPVNSRCWPSPSNWIAGNPQEADGTGQKNATTGAYNYKYVNNAFKWDTLPDVLQKNGISWHIYQNMNNNWTGAMNGCLAFQSFRTAQPGSPIYQHGLTGGPAAADGATNFLAQLKQDVMNDTLPQVSWVLPTQALAEHPGSSEGTAGAADFISDVLSALTSNPAVWSKTALFVTFDENDGFFDHLAMPAVPSYDANGNLMGKSTVPLDGEYFDASVGSYLNAADTVSGKIRPWGLSSRVPMYVVSPWSKGGWVNSQVFDHTSMGRFLEKRFDITIDAISPWHRAVCGDLTSCFDFVSPNDPVVPKLPDTSGYPAINTAQKALGNTGVITKAPVPATPLFQETGTRFSRALPYELHTSARVEARGLVSLIFSNTGDQGAVFHVYDKLHLDRIPRRYTVEAGKQLQDYWDTGASDGGKYDLWVYSTNGFVRSFSGDAMAFNSAAFRPEVQVCYDPAAGNVYVKVHNNGSIDGEVTVQSNAYRTDGPWTLKAPKGDMGTLHWELKDSGHWYDFTVTAGNAVRRFAGRVETGKPTVSDPAMAMHLRA, encoded by the coding sequence ATGAACACCACTTCCCGTCGCGATTTCTTCCGCAAGTCGGCCGGCGCCATCGGCGCGGCCTCGGCCCTCACCATGCTCCCGCCCGTGATCCGCAAGGCCCTCGCGGTCGAGGCCGCGGTCGACACCGGCTCCATCAAGGACATCAAGCACATCGTCATCCTGATGCAGGAGAACCGCAGCTTCGACCACTACTTCGGCACGCTGAAGGGCGTGCGCGGCTTCGGCGACCGCTTCCCGCTGCCGCTGGCCAACGGCAAGTCGGTGTTCTTCCAGTCCAACACCACCGCGGGCACGCCCGAGATCCAGCCGTTCCGCCGCGACTCCACGATCGCCAACGCGCTGATCGGCTCGGGCGCGCCGCACAACTTCCCCGACATGCAGGGCGCCTGGGCGCAGGGGAAGATGGACCGCTGGATCCAGTTCAAGGGCCAGGTGGCGATGGGCTACTACCTGCGCGAGGACATCCCGTTCCAGTTCGCGCTGGCCGATGCCTTCACGATCTGCGACGGCTACCACTGCTCGATCCTCACCGGCACCGATCCCAACCGCATCGTGTTCTGGTCGGGTTCCAACTTCAACCCCGAGCTGCGCAAGAAGGGCATCAACAGCACCGACACCGACTCGGAACCCGTCAATTCGCGCTGCTGGCCGAGCCCGTCGAACTGGATCGCCGGCAACCCGCAGGAAGCCGACGGCACCGGCCAGAAGAACGCGACCACGGGCGCCTACAACTACAAGTACGTCAACAACGCGTTCAAGTGGGACACGCTGCCCGACGTGCTGCAGAAGAACGGCATCAGCTGGCACATCTACCAGAACATGAACAACAACTGGACCGGCGCCATGAACGGCTGCCTGGCGTTCCAGAGCTTCCGCACCGCGCAGCCCGGCTCGCCGATCTACCAGCACGGCCTGACCGGCGGTCCCGCCGCGGCCGACGGCGCCACCAACTTCCTGGCCCAGCTCAAGCAGGACGTGATGAACGACACCCTGCCGCAGGTCTCGTGGGTGCTGCCCACGCAGGCGCTGGCCGAACACCCGGGCAGCAGCGAGGGCACGGCCGGCGCGGCCGACTTCATCTCCGACGTGCTGAGCGCGCTGACCTCGAACCCCGCGGTCTGGAGCAAGACGGCGCTGTTCGTGACCTTCGACGAGAACGACGGCTTCTTCGACCACCTGGCGATGCCCGCCGTGCCCTCGTACGACGCCAACGGCAACCTGATGGGCAAGTCCACCGTGCCGCTCGATGGCGAGTACTTCGATGCCTCGGTCGGCAGCTACCTCAACGCCGCCGACACCGTCAGCGGCAAGATCCGCCCCTGGGGCCTGAGCTCGCGCGTGCCGATGTACGTGGTGTCGCCGTGGAGCAAGGGCGGCTGGGTCAACTCGCAGGTGTTCGACCACACCTCGATGGGCCGTTTCCTCGAGAAGCGCTTCGACATCACGATCGACGCCATCAGCCCGTGGCACCGCGCGGTCTGCGGCGACCTCACGAGCTGCTTCGACTTCGTCAGCCCGAACGACCCGGTGGTGCCCAAGCTGCCCGACACCAGCGGCTATCCCGCCATCAACACGGCGCAGAAGGCGCTGGGCAACACCGGCGTCATCACCAAGGCGCCCGTGCCCGCCACGCCGCTGTTCCAGGAGACCGGCACGCGCTTCTCGCGCGCGCTGCCCTACGAGCTGCACACCAGCGCGCGCGTCGAGGCGCGCGGCCTGGTCTCGCTGATCTTCAGCAACACCGGCGACCAGGGCGCGGTGTTCCACGTCTACGACAAGCTGCACCTGGACCGCATCCCGCGCCGCTACACGGTCGAAGCCGGCAAGCAGCTGCAGGACTACTGGGACACCGGCGCCAGCGACGGCGGCAAGTACGACCTCTGGGTCTACAGCACCAACGGCTTCGTGCGCAGCTTCAGCGGCGACGCGATGGCCTTCAATTCGGCCGCCTTCAGGCCCGAGGTCCAGGTCTGCTACGACCCGGCCGCCGGCAACGTCTACGTGAAGGTGCACAACAACGGCAGCATCGACGGCGAGGTGACGGTGCAGTCGAACGCCTACCGCACCGACGGCCCCTGGACCCTCAAGGCGCCGAAGGGCGACATGGGCACGCTGCACTGGGAGCTCAAGGACAGCGGCCACTGGTACGACTTCACCGTGACCGCCGGCAACGCCGTGCGCCGCTTCGCGGGCCGTGTCGAGACCGGCAAGCCCACCGTGAGCGACCCCGCGATGGCGATGCACCTGCGGGCCTGA
- the phnE gene encoding phosphonate ABC transporter, permease protein PhnE, whose amino-acid sequence MNTISSSSSEARASRPASAWELPQPFGTRTLVVLLLVLVVGFFAGQRVEMGRMLSLTGEGVLAAVGLRDNSQVLSGLGSIARSLFPPQISEQTEVARIEGFDRNRLPWFSRVEMLETHEPKLNPETLQMEDRVERREVLIEPLGYLWHVAVKMLETFEIAVWATLIAIVLSAPLAWCSARNYAPNRLAYGLARSVVGLFRAVPELVSALFLVLAYGFGPIAGVLALALHSAGFLGKFYAEDIETADDKPQEALRAIGASKLKVMRFAVLPQVMPQFIAYTLYVLDRNVRMATVVGLVGAGGIGQELKGRYDMYNYAHVGTILIAIFLTVLVLDRIAARLRSRYG is encoded by the coding sequence ATGAACACGATCTCTTCCTCCTCTTCCGAGGCGCGCGCGTCGCGCCCGGCCTCGGCCTGGGAGCTTCCGCAGCCCTTCGGCACCCGCACGCTGGTCGTGCTGCTGCTGGTGCTCGTGGTGGGCTTCTTCGCGGGCCAGCGCGTGGAGATGGGCCGCATGCTCTCGCTGACCGGCGAGGGCGTGCTCGCCGCGGTGGGCCTGCGTGACAACTCGCAGGTGCTCTCGGGGCTGGGCTCGATCGCGCGCTCGCTGTTCCCGCCGCAGATCTCCGAGCAGACCGAGGTCGCGCGCATCGAGGGCTTCGACCGCAACCGGCTGCCCTGGTTCTCGCGCGTCGAAATGCTCGAGACGCACGAACCGAAGCTGAATCCCGAGACCCTGCAGATGGAGGACCGCGTCGAGCGCCGCGAGGTGCTGATCGAGCCGCTGGGCTACCTGTGGCACGTGGCGGTGAAGATGCTCGAGACCTTCGAGATCGCCGTGTGGGCTACGCTGATCGCGATCGTGCTGAGCGCGCCGCTGGCCTGGTGCAGCGCGAGGAACTACGCGCCCAACCGCCTGGCCTACGGCCTCGCGCGCAGCGTGGTCGGCCTGTTCCGCGCGGTGCCCGAGCTGGTGAGCGCGCTGTTCCTGGTGCTGGCCTACGGCTTCGGCCCGATCGCCGGCGTGCTGGCCCTCGCGCTGCATTCGGCCGGCTTCCTCGGCAAGTTCTACGCCGAGGACATCGAGACCGCCGACGACAAGCCGCAGGAAGCACTGCGCGCCATCGGCGCCAGCAAGCTCAAGGTGATGCGCTTCGCGGTGCTGCCGCAGGTGATGCCGCAGTTCATCGCCTACACGCTCTACGTGCTCGACCGCAACGTGCGCATGGCCACCGTGGTCGGCTTGGTCGGCGCGGGCGGCATCGGCCAGGAGCTCAAGGGCCGCTACGACATGTACAACTATGCGCACGTCGGCACGATCCTGATCGCGATCTTCCTGACGGTGCTGGTGCTCGACCGCATCGCCGCTCGGCTGCGCAGCCGCTATGGCTGA
- a CDS encoding phosphonate ABC transporter ATP-binding protein — MLQFESVAMRHPDGTRALGGVSLEVPAGQFCVVLGASGAGKSTLLRTANGLVVPTQGTVRVEGVRIAPGSLARVRPRIGMIHQQFNLVLRSSVAENVLAGALPALGTWRALLGLFTDAQRRKACELVESVGLGEEHLLRRVSELSGGQQQRVGIARAFMLDPPLVLADEPVASLDPQTSHDVLSLLRRQARERGTTVLCSLHQIELACEFADRIVALRRGVVVFDGAPRLFQPQVFDAIYGRDDAAPASVPAARPPLAGEPEAALPLHAGALELAR, encoded by the coding sequence ATGCTGCAGTTCGAATCGGTCGCCATGCGCCATCCCGACGGCACGCGCGCGCTCGGCGGCGTCTCGCTTGAGGTGCCCGCGGGCCAGTTCTGCGTGGTGCTGGGCGCCTCGGGCGCCGGCAAGTCGACCCTGCTGCGCACCGCCAACGGCCTGGTCGTGCCCACGCAGGGCACGGTGCGGGTCGAGGGGGTGCGCATCGCGCCGGGCTCGCTGGCGCGCGTGCGTCCGCGCATCGGCATGATCCACCAGCAGTTCAACCTGGTGCTGCGCTCGAGCGTGGCCGAGAACGTGCTCGCCGGCGCCTTGCCGGCCCTGGGCACCTGGCGCGCGCTGCTCGGCCTGTTCACCGACGCGCAGCGGCGCAAGGCCTGCGAACTGGTCGAGTCGGTGGGCCTGGGCGAGGAGCACCTGCTGCGCCGCGTGAGCGAGCTCTCGGGCGGCCAGCAGCAGCGCGTGGGCATCGCGCGCGCCTTCATGCTCGATCCGCCGCTGGTGCTGGCCGACGAGCCGGTGGCCAGCCTCGATCCGCAGACCAGCCACGACGTGCTGTCGCTGCTGCGCCGGCAGGCGCGCGAGCGCGGCACCACGGTGCTGTGCAGCCTGCACCAGATCGAACTGGCCTGCGAGTTCGCCGACCGCATCGTGGCCCTGCGTCGCGGCGTGGTCGTGTTCGACGGCGCGCCGCGGCTGTTCCAGCCGCAGGTCTTCGATGCGATCTACGGCCGCGACGATGCGGCGCCGGCGTCCGTGCCCGCGGCCCGGCCGCCGTTGGCCGGCGAGCCCGAGGCGGCGCTGCCGCTGCACGCCGGTGCCCTGGAGCTCGCGCGATGA
- a CDS encoding phosphate/phosphite/phosphonate ABC transporter substrate-binding protein, producing the protein MKKLLAIAAAAVSFSALLALPSHAQSVADGSREHPLRVLLIPADGGTESGTKADYAPVFNAITRSTGLNFDLKVGQSYGAVVEGMCNQLADIAFFGPVSYVQAHKRGCAQLLAVGVEKGASVYYAGMFAKANAPIASIKDLKGKRVAFGDVNSASSFTFQIAMLLDAGMDPAKDLSAIRMTGSHASSLAALVQDQVDVASLSFDSYEKAVKQGAADPKTIKVIAKSMAIPYPPLALNSKLPEALKTKLKDAFQTVNKAPGITPDMIRGYGGGKIDGYDTRFSEEEFNVAAEKLGLLTDDLKGRILAKAAER; encoded by the coding sequence ATGAAGAAACTCCTGGCCATCGCCGCCGCCGCCGTCTCGTTCAGCGCGCTGCTGGCCCTCCCGTCCCATGCCCAGTCCGTCGCCGACGGCTCGCGCGAGCATCCGCTGCGCGTGCTGCTGATTCCGGCCGACGGCGGCACCGAGTCGGGCACCAAGGCCGACTACGCGCCGGTGTTCAACGCCATCACGCGCAGCACCGGCCTGAACTTCGACCTCAAGGTCGGCCAGTCGTACGGTGCCGTGGTCGAGGGCATGTGCAACCAGCTCGCCGACATCGCCTTCTTCGGCCCGGTGTCGTACGTGCAGGCCCACAAGCGCGGCTGCGCGCAACTGCTGGCCGTGGGCGTGGAGAAGGGCGCCTCGGTCTACTACGCCGGCATGTTCGCCAAGGCCAATGCGCCGATCGCCTCGATCAAGGACCTGAAGGGCAAGCGCGTGGCCTTCGGCGACGTGAACTCGGCCTCGAGCTTCACCTTCCAGATCGCGATGCTGCTCGACGCCGGCATGGACCCGGCCAAGGACCTGTCGGCGATCCGCATGACCGGCAGCCACGCCAGCAGCCTGGCCGCGCTGGTGCAGGACCAGGTCGACGTGGCCTCGCTCTCGTTCGACTCGTACGAGAAGGCGGTCAAGCAGGGCGCGGCCGATCCGAAGACCATCAAGGTGATCGCCAAGAGCATGGCCATTCCCTATCCGCCGCTGGCACTGAACTCCAAGCTGCCCGAGGCGCTGAAGACGAAGCTCAAGGACGCCTTCCAGACCGTGAACAAGGCGCCCGGCATCACGCCCGACATGATCCGCGGCTACGGCGGCGGCAAGATCGACGGCTACGACACCAGGTTCTCCGAGGAGGAGTTCAACGTCGCCGCGGAGAAGCTGGGCCTGCTGACCGACGACCTCAAGGGCCGCATCCTCGCCAAGGCGGCCGAGCGTTGA
- a CDS encoding HAD-IIA family hydrolase, protein MKNIATQTRAPGGPAAADLAPLAQARHLLLDLDGTLVRQNEAIDGAAELLERFEGRFAIVSNNSTHTAQGLALRLRRLGLRAPPERIVLAGELAVSLLARQHPTARLMVVGTPALQRHARALGFRLVASEAEFVLLALDMRFSHARLGAVANELLRGARLVVTNADATHPGPHGRVVPETGSLLAAVLTASGVQPWRIVGKPEPLLFEEGLRCLGAEPASTVVIGDNPATDAAGAARLGMACLLVGTTPEAVAPSVAGLLPPRATAEVTVLPARPPERSRLSTA, encoded by the coding sequence ATGAAGAACATCGCAACCCAGACCCGGGCGCCGGGAGGCCCCGCGGCAGCGGACCTGGCACCGCTCGCGCAGGCGCGTCACCTGCTGCTCGACCTCGACGGCACGCTGGTGCGCCAGAACGAGGCCATCGACGGCGCGGCCGAACTCCTCGAGCGTTTCGAGGGCCGCTTCGCGATCGTGTCGAACAACTCGACCCACACCGCCCAGGGCCTCGCGCTGCGGCTGCGCCGGCTCGGCCTGCGCGCGCCACCCGAGCGCATCGTGCTGGCCGGCGAGCTCGCCGTGAGCCTGCTCGCGCGCCAGCACCCCACGGCGCGGCTGATGGTGGTGGGCACGCCCGCCCTGCAGCGCCATGCGCGCGCGCTCGGCTTCCGGCTGGTCGCGTCCGAGGCCGAGTTCGTGCTGCTCGCGCTCGACATGCGCTTCAGCCATGCGCGGCTGGGCGCGGTGGCCAACGAGCTGCTGCGCGGCGCGCGGCTGGTGGTCACGAACGCCGACGCCACCCATCCGGGCCCGCACGGCCGCGTGGTGCCCGAGACCGGCTCGCTGCTCGCGGCCGTGCTCACGGCCAGCGGCGTGCAGCCCTGGCGCATCGTCGGCAAGCCCGAGCCGCTGCTGTTCGAGGAAGGCCTGCGCTGCCTGGGCGCCGAGCCCGCGAGCACGGTGGTGATCGGCGACAACCCGGCCACCGATGCCGCGGGCGCCGCGCGGCTGGGCATGGCCTGCCTGCTGGTGGGCACCACGCCCGAGGCGGTGGCGCCCTCGGTCGCCGGCCTGCTGCCGCCGCGCGCCACGGCCGAGGTGACCGTCCTGCCCGCGCGCCCGCCCGAGCGCAGCCGCCTCAGTACCGCTTGA
- a CDS encoding MurR/RpiR family transcriptional regulator, which translates to MLARIETLWSSLGPVGQRIADFIVKNPREVVHMSVSEVAERTGSSEGSIVGLCKNLGATGFQQIKIALAQEIVRPVQFIHEDLDPQDAADAVIRKIFQSNVQTLHDTQATLDAGAMERAVKLLRDAERIEIYGIGSSATIAEDAHYRMLRIGLNAKVVVDSHVQAISASLTDSRVAVLTISHSGSTHETVTATRLAKEAGASTVCITNFGKSPIQAFADVLLFTMARETNFRTEAMTSRLAQLAIIDVLIACLALSDYDTSVRTLRQTFDVLSLKRY; encoded by the coding sequence GTGCTCGCGCGCATCGAGACCCTCTGGTCCTCGCTCGGCCCGGTGGGCCAGCGCATCGCCGACTTCATCGTGAAGAACCCGCGCGAGGTGGTCCACATGTCGGTCAGCGAGGTGGCCGAGCGCACCGGCTCGAGCGAGGGCAGCATCGTCGGCCTGTGCAAGAACCTCGGCGCCACCGGCTTCCAGCAGATCAAGATCGCGCTGGCGCAGGAGATCGTGCGGCCGGTGCAGTTCATCCACGAGGACCTCGATCCGCAGGACGCGGCCGATGCGGTGATCCGCAAGATCTTCCAGAGCAACGTGCAGACCCTGCACGACACGCAGGCTACGCTCGATGCCGGTGCGATGGAGCGCGCGGTGAAGCTGCTGCGCGACGCCGAGCGCATCGAGATCTACGGCATCGGCAGCTCGGCCACCATCGCCGAGGACGCGCACTACCGCATGCTGCGCATCGGCCTCAACGCGAAGGTGGTGGTCGATTCGCACGTGCAGGCGATCAGCGCCTCGCTCACCGACTCGCGGGTGGCGGTGCTGACCATCTCGCACTCGGGCAGCACGCACGAGACCGTGACCGCGACGCGGCTGGCCAAGGAGGCCGGCGCCTCGACCGTGTGCATCACCAACTTCGGCAAGTCGCCGATCCAGGCCTTCGCCGACGTGCTGCTGTTCACCATGGCGCGCGAGACCAACTTCCGCACCGAGGCCATGACCAGCCGCCTCGCGCAGCTCGCGATCATCGACGTGCTGATCGCCTGCCTGGCGCTGTCGGACTACGACACCTCGGTGCGCACGCTGCGCCAGACCTTCGACGTGCTGTCGCTCAAGCGGTACTGA
- a CDS encoding aspartate carbamoyltransferase: MNIPQQVLLRDAMRQLNMTRDAFAERIGSRRRALDAWLLPDESNEFRAMPEVARRFVSEILASSGRPGEYTQSAQDGALRRSLNVDGAQHLLSVAQFDREAIDELFRLADVMQPIARRRKVSRVLEGAVLANLFFEASTRTRVSFGAAFCRLGGSVCDTTGFTFSSMAKGESIRDTSRVISGYADAIVVRHPEQGSVAEFARATNVPVINGGDGPGEHPSQALLDLYTIQREFSRLGKLVDGAHVAMVGDLKYGRTVHSLIKLLALYRGLKFTLVAPPQLAMPAEIVELVSRNGHVVETATAPAQALAGADVVYATRIQKERFAHDEVLEGFDQAFAIDRALVDAACRKDVVLMHPLPRDGRPGSHDLSTDLDNDPRLAIFRQTDNGIPVRMAIFATLLGVDRLVSRSMRDATWTPPAHIGPDDSSFHGLD; this comes from the coding sequence ATGAACATCCCGCAGCAAGTGCTACTCCGCGACGCGATGCGTCAGCTCAACATGACGCGCGATGCCTTCGCCGAGCGCATCGGCAGCCGCAGAAGGGCGCTCGACGCCTGGCTGTTGCCCGACGAGTCGAACGAGTTCCGGGCCATGCCCGAGGTCGCGCGGCGCTTCGTGAGCGAGATCCTGGCGTCGAGCGGGCGTCCCGGTGAATATACGCAGAGCGCACAGGATGGCGCGCTGCGCCGGTCGCTCAATGTCGACGGCGCGCAGCACCTGCTGTCGGTGGCCCAGTTCGACCGCGAGGCCATCGACGAGCTGTTCCGGCTCGCCGACGTGATGCAGCCGATCGCGCGCCGCCGCAAGGTCAGCCGCGTGCTCGAGGGCGCGGTGCTCGCCAACCTGTTCTTCGAGGCCAGCACGCGCACGCGCGTGAGCTTCGGCGCCGCGTTCTGCCGGCTCGGCGGCTCGGTCTGCGACACGACGGGCTTCACCTTCTCCTCGATGGCCAAGGGCGAATCGATCCGCGACACCAGCCGCGTGATCAGCGGCTATGCCGACGCGATCGTGGTGCGCCATCCCGAGCAGGGTTCGGTCGCCGAATTCGCGCGCGCCACCAACGTGCCGGTCATCAACGGCGGCGACGGACCGGGCGAGCATCCGAGCCAGGCGCTGCTCGACCTCTACACCATCCAGCGCGAGTTCTCGCGCCTAGGCAAGCTGGTCGACGGCGCGCATGTCGCGATGGTCGGCGACCTCAAGTACGGCCGCACCGTGCATTCGCTGATCAAGCTGCTCGCGCTGTACCGCGGCCTGAAGTTCACGCTGGTCGCGCCGCCGCAGCTCGCCATGCCGGCGGAGATCGTGGAGCTGGTGAGCCGCAACGGCCACGTGGTGGAGACGGCCACCGCGCCGGCGCAGGCGTTGGCCGGCGCCGACGTGGTCTACGCGACGCGCATCCAGAAGGAGCGCTTCGCGCACGACGAGGTGCTCGAGGGCTTCGACCAGGCCTTCGCGATCGACCGCGCGCTGGTCGATGCGGCGTGCAGGAAGGACGTGGTGCTGATGCATCCGCTGCCGCGCGACGGCCGCCCGGGCTCGCACGACCTGAGCACCGACCTCGACAACGACCCGCGGCTGGCGATCTTTCGCCAGACCGACAACGGCATCCCGGTGCGCATGGCCATCTTCGCCACGCTGCTGGGCGTGGACCGGCTCGTGAGCCGCTCGATGCGCGACGCGACGTGGACGCCGCCCGCGCACATCGGCCCCGACGACAGCAGCTTCCACGGCCTCGACTGA
- a CDS encoding LysR family transcriptional regulator, which produces MNFTFKQLEAFLFSARLQSFSAAAVKLHTTQSAISKRLAELEESLGGPLLHRSSHGLELAQAGRELLPLAEEALRLWQRIEHDISLDKTLRGSFRVGVTELIAMTWLTRLIQLLQKLHPQVTIEPVVDAGLTLFERLEANKLDLTIMPGTFWGQAFESVKVGQVDQAWIASPRLRIPQRALKPHEFADYPVIEQPAGASKNRFYEAWRAEHGFRFGKVMLTNSTTVLRELTISGFGISQQALDYVRPDIRSGLLRIVRSDPMPPPLVYSAVHRRDNASPALARIVELAVQTCDFKLRASQHDVAPAGPARGAGTRQRALRPGAKKPVKAARR; this is translated from the coding sequence ATGAACTTCACCTTCAAGCAGCTCGAGGCCTTCCTGTTCAGCGCCAGGCTCCAGAGCTTCAGCGCCGCGGCGGTGAAGCTGCACACCACGCAGTCGGCCATCTCCAAGCGGCTGGCCGAGCTCGAGGAGTCGCTCGGCGGTCCCTTGCTGCACCGCAGCTCGCACGGCCTGGAACTGGCGCAGGCCGGCCGCGAGCTGCTGCCGCTGGCGGAAGAGGCACTGCGGCTGTGGCAGCGCATCGAGCACGACATCAGCCTCGACAAGACGCTGCGCGGCAGCTTCCGCGTGGGCGTGACGGAGCTGATCGCGATGACCTGGCTCACGCGGCTGATCCAGCTGCTGCAGAAGCTGCATCCGCAGGTGACGATCGAGCCGGTGGTCGACGCCGGCCTCACGCTGTTCGAGCGGCTCGAGGCCAACAAGCTCGACCTGACGATCATGCCGGGCACCTTCTGGGGCCAGGCCTTCGAATCGGTCAAGGTGGGGCAGGTCGACCAGGCCTGGATCGCGAGTCCGCGGCTGCGCATTCCGCAGCGCGCGCTGAAGCCACACGAGTTCGCCGACTACCCCGTGATCGAGCAGCCCGCGGGCGCCTCGAAGAACCGCTTCTACGAGGCCTGGCGCGCCGAGCACGGCTTCCGTTTCGGCAAGGTCATGCTGACCAACAGCACGACGGTGCTGCGCGAGCTGACGATCAGTGGCTTCGGCATCAGCCAGCAGGCGCTCGACTACGTGCGGCCCGACATCCGCAGCGGCCTGCTGCGCATCGTGCGCAGCGACCCGATGCCGCCGCCGCTGGTCTACAGCGCGGTGCACCGGCGCGACAACGCGAGCCCGGCGCTGGCACGCATCGTCGAGTTGGCCGTGCAGACCTGCGACTTCAAGCTGCGCGCGAGCCAGCACGACGTGGCGCCGGCGGGGCCCGCGCGCGGCGCGGGCACGCGCCAGCGCGCGCTGCGCCCGGGCGCGAAGAAGCCCGTGAAGGCGGCCCGGCGCTAG
- a CDS encoding pyridoxal phosphate-dependent aminotransferase yields MLHIAPRLNRIQPSPSSMAGQRARELRAQGRDILGLTAGEPDFETPEHIKQAAIRAMADGQTRYTDVGGTPALKEAIAAKFLRENRLRYAPGEIIVGTGAKQVIFNALMCTVAAGDEVIVPAPYWVSYPDIARLAGGVPVFVDGPAAAGFKLQPADLERAITGRTRWLMLNSPNNPSGATYTRAELLALAEVLRRHPQVWVLTDDIYEHLVYGDAPFATLAEVAPDLQERTLTVNGVSKAYAMTGWRIGYGAGPAALIKAMVKLQSQSTSGPNSIAQAAAIAALTGPQDSIATNRQAYRARRDTVIEALNAIDGIRCEVPDGAFYVFASCSALFGLRTPQGTTIADSDDWVMHLLDAQNLAALQGSAYGVPTHFRLSFAAGTEQLLEGCRRIARACAELSGQPLHQEPQ; encoded by the coding sequence ATGCTTCACATCGCACCACGACTGAACCGGATCCAGCCTTCTCCGAGTTCCATGGCCGGCCAGAGGGCGCGCGAGCTGCGCGCGCAGGGCCGGGACATCCTCGGCCTCACCGCCGGCGAGCCCGACTTCGAGACGCCCGAACACATCAAGCAGGCCGCCATCCGCGCGATGGCCGACGGCCAGACGCGCTACACCGACGTCGGCGGCACGCCGGCGCTCAAGGAGGCCATCGCGGCCAAGTTCCTGCGCGAGAACCGGCTGCGCTACGCGCCGGGCGAGATCATCGTCGGCACCGGCGCCAAGCAGGTGATCTTCAATGCGCTGATGTGCACGGTGGCGGCCGGCGACGAGGTCATCGTGCCGGCGCCCTACTGGGTCTCGTACCCCGACATCGCGCGGCTGGCCGGCGGCGTGCCGGTGTTCGTCGACGGCCCGGCCGCCGCGGGCTTCAAGCTGCAGCCCGCCGACCTCGAGCGCGCCATCACCGGCCGCACGCGCTGGCTGATGCTCAACTCGCCGAACAACCCGAGCGGGGCCACCTATACGCGCGCCGAGCTGCTGGCACTGGCCGAGGTGCTGCGGCGCCATCCGCAGGTCTGGGTGCTGACCGACGACATCTACGAGCACCTGGTCTACGGCGACGCACCCTTCGCCACCCTCGCCGAGGTGGCGCCCGACCTGCAGGAACGCACGCTGACGGTGAACGGCGTCTCCAAGGCCTATGCGATGACGGGCTGGCGCATCGGCTACGGCGCCGGGCCCGCGGCGCTGATCAAGGCGATGGTCAAGCTGCAGTCGCAGAGCACCTCGGGACCGAACTCGATCGCGCAGGCGGCCGCCATCGCGGCGCTCACCGGGCCGCAGGACAGCATCGCCACCAACCGCCAGGCCTACCGGGCGCGGCGCGACACGGTGATCGAGGCGCTCAATGCCATCGACGGCATCCGCTGCGAGGTGCCCGACGGCGCCTTCTACGTCTTCGCCTCGTGCAGCGCGCTGTTCGGGCTGCGCACACCGCAGGGCACCACGATCGCCGACAGCGACGACTGGGTGATGCACCTGCTCGACGCGCAGAACCTCGCGGCACTGCAGGGCAGCGCCTATGGCGTGCCGACGCACTTCCGCCTCTCGTTCGCCGCCGGCACGGAACAGCTGCTCGAAGGCTGCCGGCGCATCGCGCGCGCTTGCGCCGAACTCTCGGGCCAACCGCTTCACCAGGAACCGCAATGA